Proteins from a genomic interval of Amycolatopsis sp. cg13:
- a CDS encoding roadblock/LC7 domain-containing protein: MTVPAAAQNFNWLVNRFALHTAGAIAALAVSADGLLIAASQDLDRADADRLAATCSAMLALAQSVSESHPLGDPDKVVVELERGYLVVCTISIGCSLGVLANKQASLGTIAYEMAMFANRASEVLTPALVEELKNTAFA, from the coding sequence ATGACCGTTCCCGCCGCCGCGCAGAACTTCAACTGGCTGGTCAACCGCTTCGCGCTGCACACCGCGGGCGCGATCGCCGCACTCGCCGTATCCGCGGACGGGCTGCTGATCGCCGCGTCGCAGGACCTCGACCGCGCGGACGCCGACCGGCTCGCGGCGACCTGCTCGGCGATGCTCGCGCTGGCCCAGAGCGTGTCCGAAAGCCATCCGCTCGGCGATCCGGACAAGGTCGTGGTCGAGCTGGAACGCGGCTACCTGGTGGTCTGCACCATCAGCATCGGCTGCTCGCTCGGCGTGCTGGCCAACAAACAGGCCAGCCTCGGCACGATCGCCTACGAGATGGCGATGTTCGCCAACCGCGCGTCCGAAGTCCTTACCCCCGCGCTGGTCGAGGAGTTGAAGAACACCGCGTTCGCCTGA
- a CDS encoding TIM-barrel domain-containing protein gives MATSLRGRLVRLLAVTAMAGTLVSTGVAEAAPQAVTAGPARFEVLSPTLIRTEYAGDAKFVDAGTFNAIGRGSFPKTPYTATKRDGWLTIQTSAVKLRYKLDSGAFSDDNLTVQLRTGGQDVTAQPWAGKATPVCAFGTLCEAEQLQLNGPGTASDHRGYTGDGFAAGFINPGDSMAFRVTAAGDQQLDLRYANGTGGDGQHTTRTLSVLVDGTNARTVTLPATADWDTWALATVPVTMPAGQHQVTVKRGTADSGNVNIDSLAVVNPGAAYPQPVPPAPTPCAFGVLCEAEQGALFGGAHPASDHDGHSGKAFLAGMERAGASDALTITGVPADGSYDLQLRYADATAVSGQTQPTSLTLQANGASTNLTLPSTSSWNSWRTNTIPVNLKAGTNTVTLSCPDANCHVNLDTVAITGAHSALLAPHAPLGGYRRGLDGVDGSAVSAPGILYQDGWSLLDDTASALYDPRTKVVTQRPSSESYQDGYVFAYGQDYGRALQELAQLTGPSLLLPRWAYGVWYSEYYDRTAADFQQTIVPKFREQHVPLDMLVVDTDFKSPDRWNGWEIDPTRFPDPKAFFQWAHDQGLHTSLNIHPSIRGDDPQFPAAQATAKGKLQPSCGKDCYVFDFGDPDQLRAYFDLHRPMEQQGNDVWWLDWCCDASKSSLAGVTPDAWINQQYAQRNGFAFSRAYGSLQAGGYSSPTAVPTGPWADKRTTLHFTGDTISDWATLAFEVGYTPGESAATGLASISHDIGGHTGGLQQPGTEPGSTKLPDDLYARWVQLGTFQPIDRLHSNHSDRLPWQYGAAADASATKFLNLRENLVPYTYTLAQQATATGMPIVRPLYLQYPDQQEAYAQAGGEYLYGPDVLVAPATNPGTTATTSVWFPPGNDWTDYFTGKTYRGGTTAQITTGLDTMPVFLRSGGIMVTRSGNVAGDAHDPLTAATATVAGGHNGAFTLSEQGSTTSLRYTENAHSSMLSIGSTQRAWTVRFTNATAPAAVYVDGRRSGAWTWDAATRTVTVQTPPTQHPLNVRLVR, from the coding sequence GTGGCAACATCACTCCGAGGACGACTGGTGCGGCTGCTGGCCGTGACAGCCATGGCGGGCACTCTCGTGTCGACGGGAGTCGCCGAGGCCGCTCCACAGGCGGTGACCGCCGGGCCAGCGCGGTTCGAAGTCCTGTCGCCGACGCTCATCCGGACCGAATACGCGGGCGACGCCAAGTTCGTCGACGCCGGTACGTTCAACGCGATCGGTCGCGGCAGTTTCCCCAAGACCCCTTACACCGCAACCAAACGCGACGGCTGGCTCACCATCCAGACCAGTGCGGTCAAGCTGCGCTACAAGCTCGACTCGGGCGCGTTTTCCGACGACAACCTCACCGTCCAGCTAAGGACCGGCGGCCAGGACGTCACCGCACAGCCGTGGGCGGGCAAGGCGACTCCGGTCTGCGCGTTCGGCACGCTCTGTGAGGCCGAACAACTGCAGCTCAACGGACCAGGCACGGCCAGCGACCACCGCGGCTACACCGGCGACGGTTTCGCGGCGGGCTTCATCAATCCCGGCGACAGCATGGCCTTCCGCGTCACCGCTGCTGGTGATCAGCAGCTGGATCTTCGCTACGCCAACGGAACCGGCGGCGACGGCCAGCACACCACCCGCACCCTCAGCGTCCTGGTGGACGGCACCAACGCCCGCACCGTCACACTCCCGGCCACCGCTGACTGGGACACCTGGGCCCTCGCGACCGTGCCGGTCACCATGCCCGCCGGGCAGCACCAGGTGACCGTCAAACGCGGCACCGCCGACTCGGGCAACGTCAACATCGACAGCCTCGCCGTGGTCAACCCCGGTGCCGCGTACCCACAGCCCGTGCCGCCCGCCCCGACGCCGTGCGCTTTCGGCGTTCTGTGCGAAGCCGAACAAGGCGCACTTTTCGGCGGCGCGCACCCGGCCAGCGACCACGACGGGCACTCCGGCAAAGCCTTCCTGGCAGGCATGGAACGCGCCGGGGCGTCCGACGCGCTGACGATCACCGGCGTCCCCGCCGACGGCTCCTACGATCTGCAACTCCGCTACGCCGACGCGACCGCCGTTTCCGGCCAAACCCAGCCGACCTCGTTGACGCTCCAAGCTAACGGCGCGTCGACCAACCTGACCCTGCCGTCGACCAGCAGCTGGAATTCGTGGCGTACCAACACAATCCCGGTCAACCTCAAGGCTGGCACCAACACGGTCACGCTGTCCTGCCCGGACGCGAACTGCCACGTCAACCTCGACACCGTCGCCATCACCGGAGCGCATTCGGCACTACTAGCCCCGCACGCGCCGCTCGGCGGTTACCGTCGCGGCCTCGACGGCGTGGACGGCAGTGCAGTCTCCGCACCAGGAATCCTGTACCAGGACGGTTGGTCCCTCCTCGACGACACCGCCTCGGCGCTGTACGACCCGCGCACCAAAGTCGTCACCCAGCGGCCGAGCAGCGAGAGCTACCAGGACGGATACGTCTTCGCCTACGGCCAGGACTACGGCCGCGCACTGCAGGAACTGGCCCAGCTGACCGGACCGTCGCTGCTGCTTCCCCGCTGGGCCTACGGCGTCTGGTACTCCGAGTACTACGACCGCACGGCCGCCGACTTCCAGCAGACGATCGTGCCCAAGTTCCGCGAACAGCACGTGCCGCTCGACATGCTCGTCGTCGACACCGACTTCAAATCGCCGGACCGGTGGAATGGCTGGGAAATCGACCCGACCCGCTTCCCCGACCCCAAGGCGTTCTTCCAGTGGGCACACGACCAGGGCCTGCACACGTCGCTGAACATCCACCCGAGCATCCGCGGCGACGACCCGCAGTTCCCGGCCGCTCAGGCAACCGCGAAGGGCAAACTCCAGCCCAGCTGCGGAAAAGACTGCTACGTCTTCGATTTCGGCGACCCCGACCAGCTGCGAGCCTACTTCGACCTGCACCGGCCGATGGAGCAGCAGGGCAACGACGTCTGGTGGCTCGATTGGTGTTGCGACGCCTCGAAATCCAGCCTCGCCGGTGTCACTCCGGACGCGTGGATCAACCAGCAGTACGCACAGCGCAACGGCTTCGCGTTCTCCCGCGCGTACGGCTCGCTGCAAGCCGGTGGATACAGCTCGCCGACAGCCGTGCCGACCGGGCCGTGGGCCGACAAGCGCACCACGCTGCACTTCACCGGTGACACCATTTCCGACTGGGCCACGCTGGCTTTCGAGGTCGGCTACACACCCGGCGAATCCGCGGCGACGGGTCTGGCTTCGATCAGCCACGACATCGGCGGCCACACCGGCGGATTGCAGCAGCCAGGCACGGAACCGGGCAGCACGAAGCTGCCGGACGACCTGTACGCACGCTGGGTGCAACTCGGCACGTTCCAGCCGATCGACCGGCTGCACTCCAACCACAGCGACCGGTTGCCCTGGCAGTACGGAGCCGCTGCGGACGCGTCAGCGACGAAGTTCCTTAACCTGCGCGAAAACCTCGTGCCGTACACGTACACGCTCGCCCAGCAGGCCACCGCGACCGGGATGCCGATCGTGCGGCCGCTGTACCTGCAATATCCGGATCAGCAAGAGGCTTACGCCCAAGCTGGCGGCGAATACCTGTACGGCCCGGATGTCCTCGTGGCTCCCGCGACCAACCCGGGCACCACGGCGACCACGAGCGTCTGGTTCCCGCCGGGCAACGACTGGACCGACTACTTCACCGGCAAGACCTACCGGGGCGGCACCACCGCGCAGATCACCACCGGTCTGGACACGATGCCGGTGTTCCTGCGCTCCGGCGGAATCATGGTCACCCGCAGCGGAAACGTCGCCGGTGATGCGCATGATCCGCTTACCGCCGCGACGGCCACGGTGGCGGGCGGCCACAACGGTGCCTTCACTCTCTCCGAGCAGGGCAGCACGACTTCCTTGCGCTACACCGAAAACGCCCACTCATCGATGCTCTCGATCGGCAGCACGCAGCGCGCCTGGACCGTCCGGTTCACCAACGCGACCGCACCGGCCGCGGTGTACGTGGACGGTCGCCGCAGCGGTGCCTGGACCTGGGACGCCGCGACCCGGACGGTAACCGTGCAGACGCCGCCGACGCAGCATCCGCTCAACGTGCGGCTCGTGCGGTAG
- a CDS encoding serine/threonine dehydratase gives MRTPPVAADVAAAHLHLRPHVRWTPLLRTEIDGRPLVLKLEHLQRSGSFKLRGAVNALLTGPKPKRVVTASGGNHGLGVATAAQALGIPAVVYVPESVPEAKAAGIEAAGAKLIRHGTAYAEAAAAALAVAAEPGTRYLHAYDDADVIAGQGTATAEIVADAPDVDAVAVAVGGGGLASGATLASGGRQVFAVEPEHCQALHAALAAGEPVDVTVDSVAASALGATRVSELAFGILNSPSVTSVLVSDAEILAARDLLWRDFRLAVEPAAAAPLAAWLAGRIPAELPCFVLCGANISVSFA, from the coding sequence ATGCGCACCCCGCCTGTCGCCGCCGACGTCGCCGCTGCCCATCTCCACCTCCGACCACACGTCCGGTGGACGCCGCTGTTACGCACCGAAATCGACGGCCGTCCGCTCGTCCTCAAGCTGGAGCACCTCCAGCGGTCCGGTTCGTTCAAGCTCCGCGGCGCGGTAAACGCCCTGCTCACCGGCCCTAAGCCGAAGCGAGTGGTCACGGCGTCGGGTGGCAATCACGGCCTCGGCGTCGCCACCGCCGCGCAGGCGCTGGGCATTCCCGCCGTCGTCTACGTGCCGGAGTCCGTGCCCGAAGCGAAGGCCGCGGGCATCGAAGCGGCGGGCGCGAAGCTCATCCGGCATGGCACGGCCTACGCCGAAGCCGCGGCAGCCGCGCTGGCGGTCGCCGCAGAACCTGGCACCCGCTATCTGCACGCGTACGACGACGCCGACGTGATCGCCGGCCAAGGAACCGCGACCGCGGAGATCGTGGCCGACGCACCGGACGTCGACGCCGTCGCCGTCGCGGTGGGCGGCGGCGGGCTGGCGTCCGGTGCGACGCTGGCGTCCGGCGGCCGTCAGGTGTTCGCGGTGGAGCCGGAGCACTGCCAAGCGCTGCATGCCGCCCTCGCCGCAGGCGAGCCGGTGGACGTCACGGTCGACTCGGTCGCCGCTTCCGCGCTCGGCGCGACCCGCGTCAGCGAGCTGGCGTTCGGCATCCTCAACTCGCCGTCGGTCACCTCCGTGCTGGTCTCCGACGCCGAGATCCTCGCCGCGCGCGACCTGCTGTGGCGCGACTTCCGGCTCGCCGTCGAACCCGCCGCCGCGGCACCGCTGGCCGCCTGGCTCGCCGGGCGCATCCCGGCCGAGCTGCCGTGTTTTGTCTTGTGCGGAGCCAATATCTCGGTCAGCTTTGCGTGA
- a CDS encoding spermidine synthase, with product MRFGTAELLRDADRPNAWMLSVDGVAQSYVDLDDPTNLEFDYVRRLGDLVDFLPPGPLDALHVGGAGCSLPRYVAATRPGSRQLVFDADEPLINLVREQLDLRSVPKLRVRIEDGRAGVRSRHDATADLIVIDAFERATLAGGLATVEFVTDVARVLRPGATMLANISDGPGLRFARRFLATLAEVFPHVVLLAEPSVLRGRRFGNLVLAASRLELPTAELTRRAASSPYPARVVHGDELRQLRGKAASVSDAEELPSPVPPDDVLGLF from the coding sequence GTGCGGTTCGGGACCGCCGAGCTGCTGCGCGACGCCGATCGGCCCAACGCGTGGATGCTTTCGGTGGACGGGGTGGCGCAGTCTTACGTCGATCTGGACGACCCGACGAATCTGGAGTTCGACTATGTACGCCGGCTCGGCGATCTGGTCGACTTCCTTCCGCCCGGACCGCTCGACGCGCTGCACGTCGGCGGCGCGGGCTGTTCCCTTCCGCGCTACGTCGCCGCGACGCGACCGGGTTCGCGACAGCTGGTGTTCGACGCTGACGAGCCCCTGATCAACCTGGTCCGCGAACAACTCGACCTGCGCAGCGTCCCGAAGCTGCGAGTACGGATCGAGGACGGCCGCGCGGGCGTGCGCAGCAGGCACGACGCGACTGCGGACTTGATCGTGATCGACGCCTTCGAACGCGCGACGCTGGCTGGAGGCCTGGCGACCGTCGAATTCGTGACGGATGTCGCGCGTGTGCTGCGGCCGGGCGCGACGATGCTCGCGAACATCTCCGACGGGCCGGGGTTGCGGTTCGCGCGCCGGTTCCTCGCGACGCTGGCGGAGGTGTTTCCGCACGTCGTCCTGCTGGCCGAACCGAGCGTGCTGCGCGGCCGGCGGTTCGGCAATCTCGTGCTGGCCGCCTCGCGGCTCGAACTGCCGACGGCGGAGCTGACCCGGCGCGCGGCTTCTTCGCCGTATCCGGCGCGGGTGGTGCACGGGGATGAGCTGCGTCAGCTTCGAGGGAAGGCCGCATCGGTGTCCGACGCGGAGGAACTGCCCTCGCCGGTGCCGCCGGATGACGTCCTCGGCCTGTTCTAG
- a CDS encoding ATP-binding protein, whose product MRDGSARSPESAARLLDRLGLRTVQARVTVLVVAPLVLVVAAAVPLVFAQVAAVSSAATASDAAARAQRAGGLIGQLQQESLLTAAFVTDPSATTTALVRQRQAVDGAAHGVADSLISPGGALSKLRQNVLNRQVSVADVASGYDSLSIGVIDALGLATSDGTGARQLNALDALLRADEQRAARATALIASAGADRAGQRAAVYGEQFVRLAGSQDAAQLAAVETGATAQQFDRLAAAPRQDRQFVSDVVTAGTQLADQRGAVEARLSGAIADAVSAQSSSATRTAFIIGGAAIVLFGLVAALSVLAARSVARPLRRLSTQARSTADLAAAELVQVAEPGSGPPQPSLPALEAGTGGELAELAAAFNRLRSAGVDAVTEQANARRAGVQLLVGAAKRTQNLVAGQRTVVEELTRSADDPVLLAGLHRVEHAALRLRRTADDLLVVTGNRDETRVGGPIELATALRSAAAEIDDESRIRLDEPAEALLAPSLGIDLVLLFAELLENAAAFSPPESAVEISTEFQPSGDLLVRIADHGVGLSADRLAQENRRLAEPVDAASGQQLGLAVVGRLAQRHSLRVELESTPDGGVTARVSVPQALFTRDVDFRRGPGLFEPGQVPDPRPVLLPAPAIAALSAPTPAGFRWFIDPPELETEEPEQAETPEWPEAEPEFASRAGTLELPEETEEAEESEKDTSEAQDVTDPSPTHQFTVVPPESRDGVYRRVPGAQLAPGLKLPQIVRTPLPRRELRDPAAERATFDSFSDGVAKAQQVTAQQADQGGS is encoded by the coding sequence ATGCGCGACGGCTCGGCCCGGTCGCCTGAATCCGCTGCGCGGCTGCTCGACCGCCTCGGACTCCGCACTGTGCAAGCGCGAGTGACCGTGTTGGTCGTAGCTCCGCTGGTCCTGGTCGTAGCGGCGGCGGTTCCGCTCGTCTTTGCCCAGGTCGCCGCCGTGTCGTCGGCCGCGACCGCTTCGGACGCCGCGGCCCGGGCACAGCGAGCGGGCGGACTGATCGGACAGTTGCAGCAGGAAAGCCTGCTCACGGCCGCTTTTGTCACCGACCCGTCGGCCACCACTACGGCGCTCGTCCGGCAGCGGCAGGCGGTGGACGGCGCTGCGCACGGCGTCGCGGACAGCCTGATCAGCCCGGGCGGGGCGCTGTCGAAACTGCGGCAGAACGTGCTCAATCGTCAGGTTTCCGTAGCTGACGTGGCGTCTGGCTACGATTCCCTGTCCATCGGGGTGATCGACGCACTGGGACTGGCCACTTCGGACGGTACTGGTGCCCGGCAGCTCAACGCCCTCGACGCCCTGCTGCGCGCGGACGAACAGCGAGCGGCCCGGGCGACCGCGCTGATCGCGTCCGCCGGAGCGGATCGCGCAGGTCAGCGCGCTGCCGTCTACGGAGAACAGTTCGTCCGGCTGGCCGGGAGCCAGGACGCGGCGCAGCTCGCGGCGGTCGAGACTGGTGCGACGGCTCAACAGTTCGACCGGCTGGCCGCCGCGCCGAGGCAAGATCGGCAGTTTGTGTCCGATGTGGTCACTGCCGGTACTCAACTCGCCGATCAGCGCGGTGCGGTCGAAGCCCGGCTTTCCGGGGCGATCGCCGACGCTGTCTCCGCGCAGTCGTCCAGCGCGACCCGGACGGCGTTCATCATCGGTGGTGCCGCGATTGTCCTTTTCGGACTCGTTGCCGCTTTGTCCGTGCTGGCCGCACGATCCGTCGCCCGGCCGCTGCGGCGGCTGAGCACGCAAGCGCGCTCGACCGCCGACCTCGCTGCCGCTGAATTGGTTCAGGTCGCCGAGCCGGGATCGGGTCCGCCGCAACCGTCGCTGCCCGCTCTCGAAGCCGGAACCGGCGGTGAACTGGCCGAGCTGGCCGCCGCGTTCAACCGGCTCCGCAGCGCTGGCGTTGATGCGGTGACCGAGCAGGCGAACGCGCGCCGCGCCGGAGTCCAGTTGCTCGTCGGAGCGGCCAAGCGCACGCAGAACCTGGTCGCGGGCCAGCGCACGGTGGTCGAGGAATTGACGCGCAGCGCGGACGATCCGGTGTTGCTCGCCGGGCTGCACCGCGTGGAGCACGCCGCGCTCCGGCTGCGCCGCACTGCCGACGATCTGCTTGTGGTGACCGGAAATCGGGACGAAACCCGGGTCGGCGGTCCGATCGAACTGGCTACCGCGTTGCGCTCGGCCGCCGCGGAAATCGACGACGAATCCCGGATCCGGCTCGACGAACCGGCGGAGGCGCTGCTCGCGCCGTCGCTGGGGATCGACCTGGTGCTGCTGTTCGCCGAACTGCTGGAAAACGCCGCCGCCTTCTCGCCGCCGGAATCCGCGGTGGAGATTTCGACGGAGTTCCAGCCGTCCGGCGATCTGCTGGTGCGCATCGCCGATCACGGCGTCGGGCTGTCCGCGGACCGGCTGGCGCAGGAGAACCGGCGGCTCGCCGAACCGGTCGACGCGGCGTCCGGGCAGCAGCTCGGACTGGCCGTGGTCGGACGGCTCGCCCAGCGGCATTCGCTGCGCGTCGAGCTGGAGTCCACTCCGGACGGTGGCGTGACGGCCCGGGTTTCGGTGCCGCAGGCGCTGTTCACCCGCGACGTCGATTTCCGTCGCGGGCCAGGGCTTTTCGAACCGGGACAGGTGCCGGACCCACGCCCGGTGCTGCTGCCCGCGCCCGCGATCGCCGCGCTGTCCGCGCCGACTCCGGCCGGGTTCCGATGGTTCATCGACCCGCCGGAACTCGAAACCGAAGAGCCGGAGCAGGCCGAGACGCCGGAATGGCCGGAGGCGGAACCGGAATTCGCCTCGCGCGCCGGAACGCTGGAACTCCCCGAAGAAACCGAAGAAGCTGAAGAGTCCGAAAAGGACACTTCGGAAGCGCAGGACGTCACGGACCCGTCCCCGACGCACCAGTTCACCGTGGTGCCACCGGAATCCCGAGACGGCGTCTACCGCCGCGTTCCCGGTGCCCAGCTGGCTCCCGGGCTCAAACTGCCGCAGATCGTCCGCACCCCGTTGCCGCGCCGCGAATTGCGCGATCCGGCCGCCGAGCGGGCCACCTTCGACTCGTTTTCCGACGGCGTCGCCAAAGCACAGCAAGTCACCGCTCAGCAGGCCGATCAAGGAGGATCATGA
- a CDS encoding ATP/GTP-binding protein: MKILVLGPAGAGKTTAVHAVSEIAPVRTDAGDTTAALDFGRLGEGERRRYLFGAPGQARFWFRWPDLVRGADAVLVVVDPRRIADAYPVLDAVEGMRLPFVVGVNCFDGLLTRPLHDVRWALTVRDGVPVHPFDARDPASVREVLDLVGAGVAPGSEVPQPSPL; this comes from the coding sequence GTGAAGATTCTCGTGCTTGGCCCGGCCGGAGCCGGGAAAACGACGGCGGTGCACGCCGTTTCGGAGATCGCGCCGGTGCGCACCGACGCCGGCGACACCACCGCCGCGCTCGACTTCGGCAGGCTCGGCGAGGGCGAGCGGCGGCGGTACCTGTTCGGCGCGCCCGGGCAGGCCCGGTTCTGGTTCCGCTGGCCGGACCTCGTGCGGGGCGCGGACGCCGTGCTCGTGGTGGTCGACCCGCGCCGGATCGCCGACGCCTACCCGGTGCTCGACGCGGTCGAAGGCATGCGGCTGCCGTTCGTGGTCGGGGTGAACTGCTTCGACGGCCTGCTCACCCGGCCGCTGCACGACGTGCGCTGGGCGCTGACCGTGCGCGACGGCGTCCCGGTGCATCCGTTCGACGCCCGCGACCCGGCGTCCGTGCGGGAGGTGCTCGACCTCGTCGGGGCCGGGGTGGCGCCGGGGTCGGAGGTGCCGCAACCGAGTCCGCTATAG
- a CDS encoding DNA polymerase III subunit gamma and tau has product MALALYRKYRPATFAEVVGQEHVTEPLRTALAAGRINHAYLFSGPRGCGKTSSARIMARSLNCAQGPTPDPCGECNSCRALAPEGPGSVDVTELDAASHGGVDDARELRDKAFYAPAESRYRVFIIDEAHMVTTQGFNALLKIVEEPPEHLIFIFATTEPDKVLTTIRSRTHHYPFRLIPPSSMRELLERNVAAEGATVEPAVYPLVIRAGGGSARDTQSVLDQLLAGAGPEGVTYPRAVSLLGVTDTALIDAVVDGLANDNPAEVFGTVEKLADAGHDPRRFATDLLDRLRDLLLMRAVPEAADRGLVAAPDDELKRMTEQAEKLGPATLSRYADIVHSGLLEMRGATSPRLVLELLCARMLLPSVTEAEKALLARIERLERRPAGAPAPAVAPGPAPAPAPNAGPASAPAASAAPAEAPARFQRPSQRPAQEAPAAPTPAPAAPARAAAEEPARPARPEGSRPAPVETSAPAAAAPPPEPEAPTAPAAPEEAPAAGGIDAAKVREKWPQLLASLRKFTGGRALEAMLTQAAVAEVDGSAVTLTHKSEPLARRLSDQGNASKIAAGLSEVLGGEWQVRCVHGAAPAAAPARQAPRQQPAAPAPERSFTRPSAAAQPPAAAAAPPAPPKPAAEAPSRPRVTTSEPDIPLPPEPSDEDDDIYSEDSSPVPPPPPPPAEEDPEQIARKLLSDHLGARPLD; this is encoded by the coding sequence GTGGCTCTCGCGCTGTACCGGAAGTACCGTCCGGCGACCTTCGCCGAGGTCGTCGGCCAGGAGCATGTGACCGAACCGCTGCGCACGGCGCTGGCCGCCGGGCGCATCAACCACGCGTACCTGTTCTCCGGGCCGCGCGGCTGCGGCAAGACGTCGAGCGCGCGGATCATGGCCCGCTCGCTCAACTGCGCCCAAGGCCCGACCCCGGATCCGTGCGGCGAGTGCAACTCGTGCCGCGCGCTCGCGCCGGAAGGCCCCGGCAGCGTCGACGTCACCGAACTCGACGCGGCCAGCCACGGCGGCGTGGACGACGCCCGCGAACTGCGGGACAAGGCGTTCTACGCGCCCGCCGAATCGCGCTACCGCGTGTTCATCATCGACGAGGCGCACATGGTCACCACGCAGGGCTTCAACGCCCTGCTGAAGATCGTCGAGGAACCGCCAGAGCACCTCATCTTCATCTTCGCGACCACCGAGCCGGACAAGGTGCTCACCACCATCCGCTCGCGGACGCACCACTACCCGTTCCGGCTGATCCCGCCGAGCTCGATGCGGGAACTGCTGGAGCGCAACGTCGCTGCCGAGGGCGCGACGGTCGAACCGGCGGTGTACCCGCTGGTGATCCGCGCCGGCGGCGGTTCCGCGCGCGACACCCAGTCGGTGCTGGACCAGCTGCTCGCCGGTGCCGGTCCGGAAGGCGTCACGTACCCGCGGGCGGTGTCGCTGCTCGGCGTCACGGACACCGCGCTGATCGACGCGGTGGTCGACGGGCTCGCGAACGACAACCCCGCCGAAGTGTTCGGCACCGTCGAGAAACTCGCCGACGCCGGACACGACCCGCGCCGCTTCGCCACCGACCTCCTCGACCGGCTGCGCGACCTGCTGCTGATGCGCGCGGTCCCGGAAGCGGCCGACCGCGGCTTGGTCGCCGCGCCGGACGACGAGCTGAAGCGGATGACCGAGCAGGCCGAGAAGCTCGGCCCGGCCACGCTGTCCCGCTACGCCGACATTGTCCACAGTGGACTTCTCGAGATGCGCGGCGCGACGTCGCCGCGGCTCGTGCTCGAACTGCTCTGCGCGCGGATGCTGCTGCCGTCGGTCACCGAGGCGGAGAAAGCCTTGCTGGCGCGGATCGAACGGCTGGAGCGACGTCCGGCTGGTGCGCCTGCTCCGGCCGTTGCTCCGGGTCCGGCTCCCGCGCCCGCGCCGAATGCCGGTCCCGCGTCCGCTCCGGCCGCTTCCGCTGCTCCGGCGGAGGCTCCGGCACGGTTCCAGCGGCCTTCGCAGCGTCCGGCTCAGGAAGCTCCCGCCGCCCCGACCCCGGCACCGGCCGCACCGGCTCGTGCTGCTGCGGAGGAACCCGCGCGTCCGGCTCGGCCGGAGGGCAGCCGTCCGGCTCCCGTGGAAACGTCTGCTCCGGCTGCTGCCGCGCCTCCTCCCGAGCCGGAGGCCCCGACCGCTCCGGCTGCTCCTGAGGAAGCCCCGGCGGCGGGCGGGATCGACGCGGCCAAGGTGCGCGAGAAGTGGCCGCAACTGCTGGCGTCGCTGCGGAAGTTCACCGGCGGTCGTGCGCTCGAAGCCATGCTCACGCAGGCCGCGGTCGCCGAGGTCGACGGTTCCGCGGTCACGCTGACGCACAAGTCCGAACCGCTCGCCCGGCGGCTGAGCGACCAGGGCAACGCGAGCAAGATCGCGGCCGGGCTGAGCGAGGTGCTCGGCGGCGAATGGCAGGTCCGCTGCGTGCACGGCGCGGCACCGGCCGCCGCTCCGGCACGGCAGGCTCCCCGGCAGCAACCGGCGGCACCGGCTCCGGAACGGTCGTTCACGCGTCCGTCCGCGGCTGCCCAGCCCCCGGCGGCCGCCGCTGCGCCTCCGGCCCCGCCGAAGCCCGCGGCGGAAGCGCCGAGCCGTCCCCGCGTCACGACGAGCGAGCCGGACATCCCGCTCCCGCCCGAACCCTCGGACGAGGACGACGACATCTACTCCGAGGACTCCAGCCCGGTCCCGCCGCCTCCGCCGCCGCCCGCGGAGGAGGACCCGGAGCAGATCGCGCGCAAGCTCCTCTCCGACCACCTCGGCGCGCGTCCGCTGGACTAA